From Rana temporaria chromosome 7, aRanTem1.1, whole genome shotgun sequence, the proteins below share one genomic window:
- the CSNK1E gene encoding casein kinase I isoform X2: MELRVGNKYRLGRKIGSGSFGDIYLGANIATGEEVAIKLECVKTKHPQLHIESKFYKMMQGGVGIPSIKWCGAEGDYNVMVMELLGPSLEDLFNFCSRKFSLKTVLLLADQMISRIEYIHSKNFIHRDVKPDNFLMGLGKKGNLVYIIDFGLAKKYRDARTHQHIPYRENKNLTGTARYASINTHLGIEQSRRDDLESLGYVLMYFNLGSLPWQGLKAATKRQKYERISEKKMSTPIEVLCKGYPSEFSTYLNFCRSLRFDDKPDYSYLRQLFRNLFHRQGFSYDYVFDWNMLKFGAARNPEDMDRERREHDREERMGQLRGSTTRVLPPGPPTGAAPNRLRNGAEPVASTPASRIQQSGNTSPRAISRVDRERKVSMRLHRGAPANVSSSDLTGRQEVSRISASQASVPFDHLGK; encoded by the exons GTGCAAACATTGCGACTGGTGAGGAGGTGGCCATCAAACTGGAATGCGTGAAGACAAAGCACCCTCAGTTGCACATTGAGAGCAAGTTTTACAAGATGATGCAGGGTGGAG TGGGGATTCCTTCAATCAAATGGTGTGGAGCAGAGGGCGATTACAATGTGATGGTAATGGAGTTACTGGGCCCGAGCCTTGAAGACCTTTTTAATTTCTGCTCCCGCAAATTTAGCCTGAAGACCGTGCTCCTCCTGGCAGATCAGATG ATCAGCCGCATTGAGTACATCCATTCCAAGAACTTCATTCATCGGGATGTTAAGCCAGACAACTTTCTGATGGGTCTTGGGAAGAAGGGAAACCTAGTCTATATTATAGATTTTGGTCTAGCCAAGAAGTATCGGGATGCTCGGACACATCAACACATCCCTTACAGAGAGAATAAGAACCTTACTGGGACTGCAAGATATGCATCTATAAATACCCATCTGGGCATAG AGCAAAGTCGTAGGGATGACTTGGAGAGCTTGGGCTATGTGCTTATGTATTTTAACCTGGGGTCGCTGCCTTGGCAAGGACTGAAGGCAGCAACCAAGCGGCAGAAATATGAACGAATTAGTGAGAAGAAAATGTCTACGCCTATTGAGGTCCTCTGCAAAGGATACCCCT ctGAGTTTTCAACATATCTGAATTTTTGTCGCTCCCTACGGTTTGATGATAAACCAGACTATTCCTACCTGAGACAGCTCTTTCGTAACCTCTTCCATCGGCAAGGCTTCTCATATGACTATGTTTTTGACTGGAACATGCTGAAATTT GGTGCAGCCCGGAATCCAGAAGATATGGACAGGGAAAGAAGAGAACATGATAGAGAAGAACGGATGGGCCAGCTCAGAGGCTCTACAACTAGAGTGTTACCCCCTGGTCCTCCCACTGGTGCAGCTCCTAACCGGCTCAGAAATGGTGCAGAACCAGTAGCCTCTACTCCAGCTTCCCGAATTCAGCAGAGTG GTAACACTTCTCCTCGGGCAATCTCACGGGTTGACAGAGAGCGCAAGGTCAGCATGAGGTTACATCGAGGAGCTCCAGCAAATGTCTCTTCCTCTGATCTCACAGGGCGACAAGAAGTTTCACGAATTTCAGCGTCACAG GCCAGCGTACCATTTGACCATCTTGGAAAATGA
- the CSNK1E gene encoding casein kinase I isoform X1, whose translation MELRVGNKYRLGRKIGSGSFGDIYLGANIATGEEVAIKLECVKTKHPQLHIESKFYKMMQGGVGIPSIKWCGAEGDYNVMVMELLGPSLEDLFNFCSRKFSLKTVLLLADQMISRIEYIHSKNFIHRDVKPDNFLMGLGKKGNLVYIIDFGLAKKYRDARTHQHIPYRENKNLTGTARYASINTHLGIEQSRRDDLESLGYVLMYFNLGSLPWQGLKAATKRQKYERISEKKMSTPIEVLCKGYPSEFSTYLNFCRSLRFDDKPDYSYLRQLFRNLFHRQGFSYDYVFDWNMLKFSQKGAARNPEDMDRERREHDREERMGQLRGSTTRVLPPGPPTGAAPNRLRNGAEPVASTPASRIQQSGNTSPRAISRVDRERKVSMRLHRGAPANVSSSDLTGRQEVSRISASQASVPFDHLGK comes from the exons GTGCAAACATTGCGACTGGTGAGGAGGTGGCCATCAAACTGGAATGCGTGAAGACAAAGCACCCTCAGTTGCACATTGAGAGCAAGTTTTACAAGATGATGCAGGGTGGAG TGGGGATTCCTTCAATCAAATGGTGTGGAGCAGAGGGCGATTACAATGTGATGGTAATGGAGTTACTGGGCCCGAGCCTTGAAGACCTTTTTAATTTCTGCTCCCGCAAATTTAGCCTGAAGACCGTGCTCCTCCTGGCAGATCAGATG ATCAGCCGCATTGAGTACATCCATTCCAAGAACTTCATTCATCGGGATGTTAAGCCAGACAACTTTCTGATGGGTCTTGGGAAGAAGGGAAACCTAGTCTATATTATAGATTTTGGTCTAGCCAAGAAGTATCGGGATGCTCGGACACATCAACACATCCCTTACAGAGAGAATAAGAACCTTACTGGGACTGCAAGATATGCATCTATAAATACCCATCTGGGCATAG AGCAAAGTCGTAGGGATGACTTGGAGAGCTTGGGCTATGTGCTTATGTATTTTAACCTGGGGTCGCTGCCTTGGCAAGGACTGAAGGCAGCAACCAAGCGGCAGAAATATGAACGAATTAGTGAGAAGAAAATGTCTACGCCTATTGAGGTCCTCTGCAAAGGATACCCCT ctGAGTTTTCAACATATCTGAATTTTTGTCGCTCCCTACGGTTTGATGATAAACCAGACTATTCCTACCTGAGACAGCTCTTTCGTAACCTCTTCCATCGGCAAGGCTTCTCATATGACTATGTTTTTGACTGGAACATGCTGAAATTT agccaaaag GGTGCAGCCCGGAATCCAGAAGATATGGACAGGGAAAGAAGAGAACATGATAGAGAAGAACGGATGGGCCAGCTCAGAGGCTCTACAACTAGAGTGTTACCCCCTGGTCCTCCCACTGGTGCAGCTCCTAACCGGCTCAGAAATGGTGCAGAACCAGTAGCCTCTACTCCAGCTTCCCGAATTCAGCAGAGTG GTAACACTTCTCCTCGGGCAATCTCACGGGTTGACAGAGAGCGCAAGGTCAGCATGAGGTTACATCGAGGAGCTCCAGCAAATGTCTCTTCCTCTGATCTCACAGGGCGACAAGAAGTTTCACGAATTTCAGCGTCACAG GCCAGCGTACCATTTGACCATCTTGGAAAATGA